A genomic region of Desulfosarcina ovata subsp. ovata contains the following coding sequences:
- a CDS encoding type II secretion system protein J, with protein sequence MSNPRPQRFCKKAPNGGFTLLEIMVAIFIFAVVITTVFGSFRAVFSSTDAVGGDVDVFASARTCLSRMATDLEALTISDYPRYAKPEFNDPPDPYQLLGETTDIRGTRFGRLQFASLAHLALHGDPRQGVCRIVYYVDQLDDDSLVLRRADDLYPFPEFEESEDDPILCANLLDLKFEYTDAEDETSENWDSESADNDYATPRAIQVHLKVGTETRPILFTTRIPLHVYRKASE encoded by the coding sequence ATGAGTAATCCGCGTCCGCAACGATTTTGCAAAAAAGCGCCCAACGGCGGTTTCACCCTGCTGGAAATCATGGTGGCGATCTTTATTTTCGCCGTGGTGATCACCACGGTTTTCGGCTCGTTCCGTGCGGTTTTTTCCAGCACCGATGCCGTTGGCGGTGACGTGGATGTCTTTGCATCGGCCCGGACCTGTCTGTCGCGCATGGCCACCGACCTGGAGGCACTGACCATCAGCGATTACCCGCGCTATGCCAAACCGGAGTTCAACGATCCACCGGATCCCTACCAGCTGCTTGGGGAAACCACCGATATCCGCGGAACCCGTTTCGGCCGGCTGCAGTTTGCCTCCCTGGCCCACCTGGCCTTGCATGGCGATCCGCGCCAGGGGGTGTGCCGGATCGTTTACTATGTGGATCAGCTGGACGACGACTCCCTGGTGCTGCGCCGTGCCGACGATCTTTATCCCTTCCCCGAGTTCGAGGAGAGCGAGGATGACCCCATATTGTGCGCGAATCTTCTCGATCTGAAATTCGAGTACACGGATGCCGAGGACGAAACCAGCGAAAACTGGGACTCGGAATCGGCCGACAATGACTATGCCACACCGCGCGCCATTCAGGTCCATTTGAAGGTCGGCACAGAAACGCGGCCCATCTTGTTCACAACACGGATCCCATTGCATGTTTACCGCAAAGCCAGTGAATAA
- the gspG gene encoding type II secretion system major pseudopilin GspG — protein sequence MKRSLAPMTDNKRGFTLIELMVVIVILGILAGLIVPRIMSRPEQAKRLKARMQIESIGTALKLYKLDNGMYPSTEQGLQALVEQPSSGNVPKKWRKGGYLEKGKVPNDPWGNDFVYLSPGIHDDFDIISYGADGAAGGEDNDADINSWESE from the coding sequence ATGAAGCGTTCCCTGGCGCCCATGACGGATAACAAGCGCGGTTTCACCCTGATCGAACTGATGGTGGTCATCGTCATTCTCGGCATTCTGGCCGGCCTGATCGTTCCACGCATCATGAGCCGCCCGGAGCAGGCCAAACGACTCAAGGCCCGCATGCAGATCGAAAGCATCGGCACGGCGCTCAAGCTCTATAAACTGGACAACGGCATGTACCCGTCCACCGAACAGGGGTTGCAGGCCCTTGTGGAGCAACCCTCTTCCGGCAATGTCCCCAAAAAGTGGCGCAAGGGGGGCTACCTTGAAAAGGGCAAGGTTCCGAACGATCCCTGGGGAAACGATTTTGTTTACCTGAGCCCGGGCATCCACGACGACTTTGACATTATCTCATACGGCGCCGACGGGGCAGCCGGCGGTGAAGACAACGATGCGGACATCAACAGCTGGGAGAGTGAGTAA
- a CDS encoding general secretion pathway protein GspK, with protein sequence MFTAKPVNKAPSVGVIDNQRGVAILVAIGVVAVLLSAGLALNQRIRSSVSDAIRVRDDLVLSEMATSGVHAAMVMLINDRKTNNTDTLQEDWANPEKVAEMMGLMPFDDGELDVRIEDERGKIQVNALVKFPEGRQFVASQRSLWERLLDRLFSLFEDPPDSEPNMIINSLKDWIDDGDNEAITGLTGAESDYYEGLEPPYSCKNGPFDHLGEVALVQGILPELYYGVGGAAGLSAMLTVYGATASGESQFAFDGKINISTADVNVLAALLPSEDDDLAQALADYRIAMADETFVNTITSANWYKQVPGAGGLTIDADLITVSSDLFRIVATAKRNRRTHILNVVVQRQKAQGTGQWECKTLNWQAE encoded by the coding sequence ATGTTTACCGCAAAGCCAGTGAATAAAGCGCCATCGGTCGGTGTGATCGACAACCAGCGCGGCGTGGCCATCCTCGTGGCCATCGGGGTGGTCGCCGTGCTGCTCAGCGCCGGCCTGGCGCTCAATCAGCGCATCCGCAGTTCGGTCAGCGACGCCATCCGGGTTCGGGACGACCTGGTGCTTTCGGAGATGGCCACCTCCGGGGTCCACGCCGCCATGGTCATGCTGATCAACGACCGCAAGACCAACAACACCGATACCCTGCAGGAGGATTGGGCCAATCCCGAAAAAGTGGCCGAAATGATGGGATTGATGCCTTTTGATGACGGCGAGCTGGACGTGCGCATCGAGGATGAGCGCGGTAAAATTCAGGTCAACGCCCTGGTCAAGTTTCCCGAGGGCCGCCAGTTCGTCGCCAGTCAGCGCAGTTTGTGGGAGCGGCTTCTCGACCGGCTCTTTTCATTATTTGAAGATCCTCCGGACAGTGAGCCCAATATGATCATTAATTCACTCAAGGATTGGATCGATGATGGCGATAATGAAGCCATTACCGGGCTTACCGGCGCGGAGTCCGACTATTATGAAGGTTTGGAACCGCCCTACAGTTGCAAAAACGGACCTTTTGATCATCTGGGCGAAGTGGCTCTGGTGCAGGGGATCCTTCCTGAACTCTATTACGGAGTCGGCGGTGCCGCCGGCCTTTCGGCCATGCTCACCGTTTACGGTGCCACCGCTTCGGGGGAGAGTCAGTTTGCCTTTGACGGCAAAATCAACATATCCACCGCCGACGTGAACGTTTTGGCCGCGCTGCTGCCGTCGGAAGATGATGACCTGGCCCAGGCGCTGGCCGACTACCGGATTGCCATGGCCGACGAGACCTTTGTCAACACCATCACCAGCGCCAATTGGTACAAACAGGTTCCTGGTGCCGGCGGTCTCACCATCGATGCCGATTTGATCACCGTATCGTCGGACCTGTTCCGCATTGTCGCAACGGCCAAGCGCAACCGGCGAACCCACATCCTGAATGTGGTGGTTCAGCGTCAAAAAGCGCAGGGCACGGGCCAATGGGAGTGTAAAACCTTGAATTGGCAGGCAGAATAA
- a CDS encoding prepilin-type N-terminal cleavage/methylation domain-containing protein, giving the protein MSAAVILPLTIPGPDDKRAPMQGAQNGFTLMEVMVALAVVAIALTAVYRMHSQTLFMDQRGRFDTVATLLARQKLAEIDTQDLADLTIDEGDFGDDYPGYRWQMESETVVSDLILEGGPTLKRITLTVDYGDGETTFAITTYRHLYE; this is encoded by the coding sequence ATGTCGGCCGCCGTCATTTTGCCTCTCACGATACCCGGGCCGGATGACAAGCGTGCGCCCATGCAAGGCGCGCAAAACGGATTCACCCTCATGGAGGTGATGGTTGCCCTGGCCGTGGTGGCCATTGCCCTGACGGCCGTTTACCGCATGCACAGCCAGACCTTGTTCATGGATCAGCGCGGCCGGTTCGATACCGTGGCGACCCTTCTGGCCCGCCAGAAACTGGCCGAAATCGACACTCAGGACCTTGCCGACCTGACCATCGACGAAGGCGACTTCGGTGACGACTATCCCGGCTACCGCTGGCAGATGGAAAGTGAAACCGTCGTCTCCGATCTGATCCTGGAAGGCGGTCCGACCCTCAAACGGATTACCCTGACCGTCGATTACGGGGACGGTGAAACGACCTTTGCGATCACCACCTACAGGCACCTGTATGAGTAA
- the gspC gene encoding type II secretion system protein GspC produces MIPKAIFIAINLICITVSSYFVVDGVYGNLATRLTRTPPSQAEPVFRGGKNDTAAVPLSAYQAVLDRNLFETRIQSVSQPSAESTQPLEETQLNLKLWGTVSGDVDGDYAVIEDVKAREQNLYRVGDAIQTATVKAIHREKVILSVNGKDEMLQMQELETDRAAASPGRLPGRTGLSSPSSGAVRTQRISLRRAYIDQAMTDMASLMTQVQIQPHMENGMPAGLALSSIKPNSIFRRMGLRNGDVITGVDGREISAVDDALRLVDNLKSASQVSLQLKRRGREKNIEYRIR; encoded by the coding sequence ATGATACCCAAAGCCATATTTATCGCAATCAATCTGATCTGCATCACCGTGTCGTCCTATTTTGTCGTTGACGGCGTCTACGGAAATCTCGCCACACGCCTGACCCGCACACCGCCTTCGCAAGCCGAGCCGGTTTTTCGGGGAGGGAAAAACGATACCGCCGCCGTTCCCCTGTCGGCTTATCAGGCCGTGCTCGACCGGAACCTGTTTGAGACCCGCATACAAAGCGTCTCCCAGCCGTCCGCCGAGAGCACCCAGCCCCTGGAAGAGACCCAACTGAACCTCAAATTGTGGGGCACCGTGTCGGGCGATGTGGACGGTGACTACGCGGTGATCGAAGATGTCAAGGCCCGTGAGCAGAATCTCTACCGCGTCGGTGACGCCATTCAGACCGCAACCGTCAAAGCGATTCACCGGGAAAAAGTGATCCTGTCCGTCAACGGGAAGGATGAGATGCTCCAGATGCAGGAACTGGAAACCGACCGCGCCGCCGCCAGCCCCGGTCGCTTGCCGGGTCGTACCGGATTATCGTCCCCGTCGTCCGGCGCGGTACGGACACAGCGCATTTCCCTGAGGCGCGCTTACATTGACCAGGCCATGACGGACATGGCCTCACTGATGACCCAGGTTCAGATCCAGCCCCACATGGAAAATGGTATGCCCGCCGGCCTGGCGCTTTCCAGCATCAAACCCAACTCCATCTTTCGCCGCATGGGGCTTCGCAATGGCGATGTTATCACCGGCGTGGACGGCCGGGAAATATCGGCGGTGGACGATGCGCTGCGGCTGGTCGACAATCTAAAATCCGCATCCCAGGTCTCCCTGCAGCTCAAACGCCGGGGACGGGAAAAAAACATCGAGTACAGAATCAGATAG
- the gspL gene encoding type II secretion system protein GspL: MSRRVLGLEIRASSVGAVLLESSFKGSVLQAQAFVTLAETDTAEDDEANLLNALISVVDTLNPAGATCVLGIPTTMVSFRNLSLPFSDLKKIRQILPFELEPSLPLPVDELLFDVETVKRDGQQHDLLAFSVQKNHIQRYLDLLQKVNLRPVAIMPSAYAAAHSMALDASSTGDFVFIDTGDGHHSAYMVCSGHVRMVRSLPVIREATQLLRNLETTLERTFTATRDSLDIDFNPTSVVLGGPDAGLLPPEGNDPGMLGLPVRSLSEVRSFSRLKGEFNDPAWQTGQLDGALALALVETEGMAGINFSTERTSVQHYWSEYRGQIILTATLLLLTIIAALGAQMLSVTARQRQVAALDSQIEAVFRETFPEITRVVNPLQQMQIKIREAGDAGLGPEMPGAGVRVIDILNGLSQQIPDTVDVKVNRMVMGADNVVLSGNTDTFNTVDDIKMRLEKADIFKSVMISSADLEKSGQRVRFKLKLDF; this comes from the coding sequence ATGAGCCGCAGGGTCCTCGGTCTGGAAATTCGGGCGTCATCCGTTGGCGCCGTCCTGCTGGAAAGCAGTTTCAAGGGCAGCGTGCTCCAGGCGCAGGCATTCGTTACCCTCGCCGAAACGGACACGGCCGAGGATGATGAGGCGAATCTTCTCAATGCGCTGATCTCCGTAGTGGACACGCTCAACCCCGCCGGAGCCACCTGTGTGCTGGGAATTCCCACCACGATGGTCTCCTTCCGTAATCTCAGCCTGCCATTCAGCGACCTGAAAAAGATCCGTCAGATCCTGCCGTTTGAATTGGAGCCCAGCCTGCCGCTGCCCGTGGACGAACTGCTCTTCGATGTTGAAACGGTCAAACGCGACGGGCAACAGCACGATCTGCTCGCTTTCAGCGTCCAGAAAAACCATATCCAGCGATACCTGGATCTGCTCCAGAAGGTCAACCTGCGGCCGGTGGCCATCATGCCCAGCGCCTATGCCGCCGCCCATTCCATGGCCCTGGACGCATCATCAACCGGTGACTTCGTATTTATCGATACCGGTGACGGCCATCACTCCGCCTATATGGTCTGCAGCGGTCATGTGCGCATGGTCCGTTCCCTGCCCGTGATCCGTGAGGCCACCCAGCTGCTCCGCAATCTGGAGACCACCCTGGAGCGGACCTTTACCGCCACCCGGGACAGCCTGGATATCGATTTCAACCCCACGTCGGTGGTCCTCGGCGGACCGGATGCCGGTTTGCTGCCCCCTGAGGGAAACGACCCGGGAATGCTGGGCCTCCCGGTGCGAAGCCTTTCCGAAGTACGCAGTTTTTCAAGGCTCAAAGGCGAGTTCAACGACCCCGCCTGGCAAACCGGGCAATTGGACGGCGCCCTAGCCCTGGCCCTGGTTGAGACCGAGGGGATGGCCGGAATCAATTTTTCCACTGAGCGCACGTCGGTACAGCATTACTGGAGCGAATACCGGGGGCAGATCATTCTGACCGCCACCCTGCTGCTGCTGACCATCATCGCGGCACTCGGCGCGCAAATGCTCTCGGTAACGGCCAGGCAGCGACAGGTGGCCGCACTGGACAGCCAGATCGAAGCGGTTTTCAGAGAAACGTTTCCCGAGATCACCCGCGTGGTGAATCCGTTGCAGCAGATGCAGATCAAGATCCGCGAGGCCGGTGATGCGGGCCTGGGTCCGGAGATGCCCGGGGCCGGGGTGCGGGTGATCGATATCCTCAACGGTCTGAGCCAGCAGATTCCTGATACGGTGGATGTAAAGGTCAACCGCATGGTCATGGGCGCTGACAACGTGGTACTGTCGGGCAATACCGACACGTTCAACACTGTTGACGATATCAAGATGCGTCTGGAAAAGGCTGACATTTTCAAAAGTGTCATGATCAGTTCGGCAGACCTGGAAAAATCGGGGCAGCGGGTTCGCTTCAAATTGAAACTGGATTTTTAA
- the gspM gene encoding type II secretion system protein GspM, producing MAVKLNKREKISVAAAAGCLVVFVLLQFLVFPLLDKNDRMGRTLLARQHELEEIKVLQTEYRQTADKAQQMQRHLKSRQRGFTLFSFLESLARQTGVKSQIAYMKPSSTLLKDRGYRISMVEMKLQDVTMGQLLAYLHGIETSRDMIAIKRLSVSKGEQKADLINTVFQVETLEM from the coding sequence ATGGCCGTCAAACTCAACAAACGTGAAAAAATCAGTGTTGCCGCCGCTGCGGGGTGCCTCGTGGTTTTTGTGCTGCTGCAGTTTCTGGTTTTTCCCCTGCTCGATAAAAACGACCGGATGGGGCGAACCCTTCTTGCCCGGCAGCATGAATTGGAAGAAATCAAGGTTCTCCAGACCGAATATCGCCAGACAGCCGATAAGGCACAACAGATGCAGCGACACCTCAAATCGCGCCAACGGGGCTTCACCCTGTTCTCTTTTCTGGAATCCCTGGCCAGGCAGACCGGCGTAAAGAGCCAGATCGCCTATATGAAGCCATCCAGCACCCTTTTGAAGGATCGTGGTTACCGGATCTCCATGGTGGAGATGAAACTGCAGGACGTGACCATGGGCCAACTTCTGGCCTACCTGCACGGTATTGAAACATCCCGGGATATGATCGCCATCAAACGGCTTTCCGTTTCCAAGGGAGAGCAGAAGGCCGACCTGATCAACACGGTATTTCAGGTCGAAACATTGGAGATGTAA
- the gspD gene encoding type II secretion system secretin GspD codes for MTIQTQMIPKPKRTLAALVAGMIFFLFATGLSAQEAPSSDAASPNGARRFVSIDFNNVDISVFIKFISELTGKNFIIDQRVKGKVTIISPSKISVDEAFKVFESVLEVHGFATVETGQLIKIIPSPDARTKNIETRIHTRGDQDNDQVVTQLIPLRFADPDEVKRLFTPMVSKSSVILSYAPTNTLIVTDNYSNIARLMKILKTIDIPGVGREITIFPIHNADAAKLVSLLETVFKTSAQGQSKKRTAASSDRNAAFVADERTNSIITVASEDDTNRIRSLVDTLDQATPKGKEKIHVYYLEYAVAEEIVAVLKDLPTEEQKKSEGGARKAPVVSENVKITADKATNSLIITASRDDYDTLLEIIRQIDIPRRMVYIEALIMEVNAEKGFELGTEWAVGDDFSIDGDKYEGGYGGGFSTDDSNLNTISSGVLPSGFSLGMLSDGISIGDVTFPGISAVVNAYKKDDDVNILSTPQLLTTDNEEASITVGKNVPYQTTTSTTDNDTYNSYEYRDVGKTLKITPQINKDRMVRLNLSLEVSSLEGTTDYRPTTLKRTVETTVMVNDGSTVVIGGLIDDTFSQTEYKVPCLGDVPGLGWLFKTRAKGNEKTNLFIFITPKVIENPREAAAVSDAKKSTMDEMRELKIKLYQGDDDDHAPPPLAGTPPSDPEVRPVPDAEPPAGHLQEEEYRLQVQSVADEQSALESMERLIRMGYPAHVTQIELANKIWYRVQIGGFADRISAEEARDALSAKGFADTLIIKSNP; via the coding sequence ATGACCATTCAAACCCAAATGATCCCAAAACCCAAACGAACGTTGGCTGCGTTGGTTGCCGGGATGATATTTTTTCTCTTTGCCACCGGCCTGTCTGCCCAGGAAGCGCCATCTTCCGATGCCGCTTCGCCGAATGGCGCCCGTCGCTTCGTATCCATCGACTTCAACAATGTGGACATCAGTGTCTTCATCAAGTTCATCAGCGAATTGACCGGCAAGAATTTTATTATCGATCAGCGCGTCAAGGGTAAGGTCACGATCATCTCCCCTTCCAAAATTTCCGTTGACGAAGCCTTCAAGGTCTTTGAATCGGTCCTCGAAGTGCATGGGTTTGCCACTGTCGAAACCGGTCAGCTGATCAAGATCATCCCCTCACCGGATGCACGCACCAAAAACATCGAAACCCGTATCCACACCCGGGGTGACCAGGACAATGACCAAGTTGTCACTCAGCTGATCCCACTGCGTTTCGCCGATCCGGACGAGGTCAAACGCCTCTTCACGCCGATGGTCTCCAAGAGCAGCGTGATCCTTTCCTACGCACCGACCAACACCCTGATCGTCACCGACAACTATTCCAATATTGCCCGCTTGATGAAAATATTGAAAACCATCGACATCCCCGGCGTGGGCCGTGAAATCACCATCTTTCCCATCCACAACGCCGATGCCGCCAAACTGGTCAGCCTGCTGGAGACGGTGTTCAAGACCAGTGCCCAGGGTCAGAGCAAAAAAAGAACCGCTGCGTCATCGGACCGCAATGCCGCCTTCGTGGCCGACGAACGCACCAACAGCATCATCACCGTGGCCAGCGAGGATGACACCAACCGGATCCGCAGCCTGGTCGACACCCTGGACCAGGCAACGCCCAAGGGAAAAGAGAAAATCCACGTCTACTACCTGGAGTATGCCGTGGCCGAAGAGATCGTTGCCGTGCTTAAAGACCTGCCCACCGAAGAGCAGAAGAAATCCGAGGGAGGCGCGAGAAAAGCCCCGGTGGTCTCCGAAAATGTAAAGATCACTGCCGACAAAGCCACCAACAGCCTGATCATCACTGCCAGCCGGGATGACTACGACACCCTGCTGGAGATCATCCGCCAGATCGATATTCCCCGGCGCATGGTTTACATCGAGGCGCTGATCATGGAGGTCAACGCTGAGAAGGGCTTTGAGCTGGGTACGGAGTGGGCCGTGGGCGATGACTTTTCAATTGACGGTGACAAGTACGAGGGCGGTTATGGGGGTGGATTCAGCACCGACGACAGTAACCTGAACACAATAAGCAGTGGCGTACTTCCGTCGGGATTTTCACTTGGGATGTTGAGTGATGGCATCTCCATCGGTGATGTGACGTTTCCCGGCATCAGCGCCGTGGTCAACGCCTATAAAAAAGACGACGACGTCAACATTCTTTCCACCCCGCAACTGCTCACCACCGACAATGAAGAAGCCAGCATTACGGTGGGCAAGAATGTGCCCTATCAGACCACGACATCGACCACCGACAACGACACCTACAACTCCTACGAATACCGCGACGTGGGCAAAACCCTCAAGATCACGCCGCAGATCAACAAGGACCGCATGGTGAGGCTGAATCTGTCGCTGGAAGTCTCGTCGCTGGAGGGCACCACCGACTATCGCCCGACCACCCTCAAGCGTACCGTGGAAACCACCGTGATGGTCAATGACGGCAGTACGGTGGTCATCGGCGGGCTGATCGACGACACCTTTTCCCAGACCGAATACAAAGTCCCCTGCCTGGGGGACGTTCCGGGCCTGGGATGGCTTTTCAAAACGCGCGCCAAGGGGAACGAGAAGACCAACCTGTTTATCTTCATCACCCCGAAGGTGATTGAAAACCCGAGGGAGGCCGCCGCCGTTTCCGATGCCAAAAAATCGACCATGGATGAAATGCGCGAACTGAAAATCAAGCTCTATCAGGGTGACGACGATGACCATGCGCCGCCACCTTTGGCGGGAACGCCTCCGTCTGACCCGGAAGTCCGTCCTGTTCCTGATGCCGAACCGCCGGCCGGTCATCTGCAGGAAGAGGAATACCGGCTTCAGGTTCAGTCCGTGGCCGATGAACAATCGGCCCTGGAATCCATGGAAAGGCTGATTCGGATGGGATATCCAGCCCACGTTACCCAAATCGAGCTGGCCAACAAGATCTGGTATCGGGTCCAGATCGGTGGATTTGCAGACCGCATCAGTGCCGAAGAGGCGAGGGATGCCTTGTCTGCCAAAGGCTTTGCCGACACGTTGATCATAAAAAGCAACCCATGA
- a CDS encoding Tfp pilus assembly protein FimT/FimU has translation MHTRFRPSICPMNDHAFTLVEMVVVTALISIMLVVAIPRLETGLFSDGSDETARWIIANVQHLKEKAVIDQKTYLLNVSPDTRQLWVSAADLPETETAAAREDGYRLPSGMTVDHVAFSSNERVSSGTISIAFYPKGYSDRAIIRMRAGDGERLAFSIEPFLSRIQLVRGSQAW, from the coding sequence ATGCACACGCGTTTCAGGCCCTCCATCTGCCCCATGAACGACCACGCGTTCACCCTCGTCGAAATGGTGGTGGTTACCGCCCTGATCAGTATCATGCTGGTGGTGGCCATACCGCGTCTGGAAACCGGTCTGTTCTCCGACGGCAGCGACGAAACCGCACGCTGGATTATCGCCAATGTTCAGCACCTCAAGGAAAAAGCGGTGATCGATCAGAAGACCTATCTGCTCAATGTCTCTCCCGATACCCGTCAGTTGTGGGTCAGTGCAGCCGATCTGCCCGAAACCGAAACAGCTGCCGCCCGTGAGGACGGATATCGCCTGCCCAGCGGGATGACCGTGGATCATGTGGCGTTTTCCAGCAACGAGCGCGTGTCCAGCGGCACTATCTCCATCGCCTTTTATCCCAAGGGCTATTCGGACCGGGCCATCATCCGCATGCGCGCCGGTGACGGCGAGCGGCTGGCCTTTTCCATCGAACCGTTCCTCTCCCGCATCCAGCTGGTCCGGGGCAGTCAGGCGTGGTAA
- the gspN gene encoding type II secretion system protein GspN, producing the protein MLSMKAIFGYLAYALGAVVLFVYLLFPDQTVTAYLQSRLASVDPALKITAADIRPTLPPGLKMNAADIDKAGHRVVHIDKARITPELRSLLQPDKQLRFAASLADGSIIGRTTITDRTSSGVQKIDADLDRIQLEKIDAVKQIESFSLVGELRGHVTYDGAREPDGMTNGRLTVARLRINLKTPFFGIADLLMEKTEAEFSMNRNNLRLSALTFEGPMAEGRISGIIEVRHPLSSSRLNLTGTAKPMPELLARLQESLAPDLINTRTLGTRGISFRIRGTIDNPDLSMR; encoded by the coding sequence ATGCTTTCCATGAAGGCCATTTTCGGCTATCTGGCATATGCCCTCGGGGCAGTGGTGCTTTTTGTTTACCTGCTTTTTCCCGATCAGACGGTCACGGCGTACCTGCAAAGTCGCCTGGCGTCCGTCGATCCGGCTCTGAAAATTACAGCGGCGGACATCCGTCCGACGCTGCCCCCGGGGCTGAAAATGAATGCCGCGGACATCGATAAGGCAGGCCACCGGGTCGTTCACATCGATAAGGCCCGCATCACGCCTGAACTGCGCAGCCTGCTGCAGCCTGACAAACAGTTGCGTTTTGCGGCATCCCTGGCCGATGGCAGCATCATCGGCCGAACGACGATTACGGATCGTACATCATCGGGAGTCCAGAAGATAGACGCTGATCTGGATCGGATCCAATTGGAGAAGATTGATGCCGTCAAACAAATCGAAAGCTTTTCACTGGTTGGAGAATTGAGAGGCCACGTTACATATGACGGGGCTCGTGAACCCGACGGCATGACAAACGGCCGTTTGACCGTGGCAAGGCTTCGGATCAACTTGAAAACCCCTTTTTTTGGAATTGCCGATCTGCTGATGGAAAAAACCGAGGCCGAGTTTTCGATGAACCGGAACAACCTGCGACTCAGTGCCCTGACCTTTGAAGGCCCCATGGCCGAGGGTCGGATCAGCGGAATCATCGAAGTTCGCCATCCCCTTTCAAGCAGCCGTCTGAACCTGACCGGTACGGCCAAACCTATGCCCGAACTGCTGGCCCGGCTTCAGGAATCCCTGGCACCGGATCTCATCAATACCCGAACCCTCGGCACCCGCGGGATTTCATTTCGGATCCGCGGCACCATCGACAACCCCGATCTGTCCATGAGATAG
- the gspF gene encoding type II secretion system inner membrane protein GspF, whose product MPVYEYQALDTKGKTITGIIDADGAQAARQKIRGMGGFPVSVKEVTEGTSAKESRMDALHGLFSRVKPAQVSLWTRQLATLTGAGFPLVSALTTLVSQTKTQGFTKVVARIKDAIVEGNSFASALTHFPSVFSQIYVNMVRAGETSGTLEIVLQRLADIMEKQQELKSRIQTALAYPILMTVIGTIVLFFLMTFVVPNITTIFEDMNQALPAPTRFLLAASDLFKSYWWLLLIVMAAGLVAMRMFRKTEHGLVVTDRFLLRLPVAGSLLRRIAVARFARTLASLLENGVTMLPALEIVRNITGNVIISDLIENASAEVERGQGLGVSLATDTVFPDLAVQMIQVGEQSGELEPMLYKIADVYENEVQASIMSMMAMLEPVIILVMAVVVLFIVLSICLPIFEMNQLVG is encoded by the coding sequence ATGCCCGTTTACGAGTATCAGGCTCTCGACACCAAAGGAAAAACCATTACCGGCATTATCGACGCCGATGGTGCCCAGGCCGCCCGGCAGAAGATCCGCGGCATGGGCGGTTTTCCCGTCAGTGTCAAAGAGGTGACCGAAGGCACCAGCGCCAAAGAGAGCCGCATGGATGCCTTGCATGGGCTGTTCAGCCGCGTCAAACCGGCCCAGGTCAGCCTCTGGACCCGCCAACTGGCCACCCTCACCGGCGCCGGTTTCCCACTGGTCTCGGCCCTGACCACCCTGGTTTCCCAGACCAAAACCCAGGGATTCACCAAGGTCGTCGCCCGGATCAAAGACGCCATCGTCGAGGGCAACAGCTTTGCCTCGGCGTTGACACACTTCCCATCGGTGTTTTCTCAGATCTATGTCAACATGGTCCGCGCCGGTGAGACGTCCGGGACCCTGGAGATCGTTCTACAGCGCCTGGCCGACATCATGGAAAAACAGCAGGAGCTGAAATCCCGCATTCAAACCGCTCTGGCCTACCCGATTCTGATGACCGTCATCGGCACCATAGTGCTCTTTTTCCTGATGACCTTCGTGGTGCCCAACATCACCACCATTTTCGAAGACATGAACCAGGCACTGCCTGCACCAACCCGATTTCTGCTTGCTGCCAGCGACCTGTTCAAAAGCTACTGGTGGTTGCTGCTCATCGTGATGGCCGCCGGACTGGTGGCAATGCGCATGTTTCGAAAAACCGAACACGGACTGGTGGTGACCGACCGGTTCCTGCTGCGCCTGCCCGTGGCAGGATCCCTGCTCAGACGAATCGCCGTGGCCCGCTTTGCCCGCACCCTCGCCTCACTGCTCGAAAACGGCGTGACCATGCTGCCGGCATTGGAAATCGTGCGTAACATCACCGGTAATGTTATCATCTCCGATCTGATCGAAAATGCGTCCGCTGAGGTGGAGCGGGGCCAGGGACTGGGGGTATCCCTTGCGACCGATACCGTTTTCCCAGATCTGGCCGTCCAGATGATCCAGGTGGGTGAGCAGAGCGGGGAACTGGAACCCATGCTCTACAAGATTGCCGACGTTTATGAAAACGAAGTTCAGGCATCGATCATGAGCATGATGGCCATGCTGGAACCGGTCATCATTCTGGTCATGGCGGTGGTGGTCCTGTTCATCGTGCTGTCCATCTGCCTGCCGATTTTCGAGATGAACCAGTTGGTGGGATAA